The following are encoded together in the Variovorax sp. PBS-H4 genome:
- a CDS encoding zinc-dependent alcohol dehydrogenase family protein — translation MKAVQILGFGTDPDLLSIVDAPEPESPGEGEVILDILAAPINPSDLLNFQGRFGSKPPPLPCMAGGEAVGQVRELGTGVDHLRVGDRVLALFAGRGNWCQRIKAPSVGLRPLPANADVNQLAMMAVNPATAWHLLKGFVALEPGDWVLQNAGNSAVAHNVVKLARHMGMRTINIVRSQSQCASVLEAGADAVVVDGSDLADRVQTASGNTPIKLAFDAVAGQATAKLGRCLANGGTVVTYGLLSSPSCQIDAADLVFRNVALRGYWFTHWFETSTVEERNAVYDVIAGLIESGVIDVEVEATYPMSQVKAAVAHAALEGRKGKVILLPQL, via the coding sequence ATGAAGGCCGTTCAAATCCTAGGCTTCGGCACCGATCCGGACCTGCTGTCGATCGTCGACGCGCCCGAGCCCGAGTCACCAGGTGAAGGGGAGGTCATCCTGGACATCCTTGCAGCGCCCATCAATCCGTCCGACCTGCTCAACTTCCAGGGACGTTTCGGTTCGAAGCCGCCGCCTCTTCCCTGCATGGCCGGAGGCGAAGCGGTCGGTCAGGTGCGAGAACTGGGAACCGGTGTTGATCACCTCAGGGTCGGCGACCGTGTGCTCGCGCTATTCGCTGGCCGAGGCAACTGGTGCCAGCGAATCAAGGCCCCATCCGTCGGCCTGCGCCCCCTCCCCGCCAATGCCGATGTCAATCAGCTGGCCATGATGGCAGTCAACCCCGCGACCGCCTGGCACCTGCTAAAAGGTTTTGTGGCACTCGAGCCCGGCGACTGGGTGCTGCAGAACGCCGGCAACTCGGCGGTCGCGCACAACGTCGTCAAGCTGGCGCGCCATATGGGCATGCGCACCATCAACATCGTGCGCAGCCAATCCCAATGCGCAAGCGTGCTGGAAGCTGGTGCCGACGCGGTCGTTGTTGACGGCTCCGACTTGGCAGACCGCGTCCAGACAGCCTCGGGGAACACGCCCATCAAGCTGGCTTTCGACGCCGTCGCGGGACAGGCCACCGCGAAACTGGGGCGGTGTCTTGCCAACGGTGGCACTGTCGTCACCTACGGCTTGCTGTCATCACCGTCCTGTCAGATCGACGCGGCGGATCTTGTCTTCCGGAACGTCGCGCTTCGTGGCTACTGGTTCACACACTGGTTCGAGACATCGACCGTCGAAGAGCGGAATGCCGTCTACGACGTCATCGCTGGACTGATCGAAAGCGGCGTCATTGATGTGGAGGTCGAGGCGACGTATCCGATGAGCCAGGTCAAAGCCGCAGTCGCCCACGCAGCACTTGAAGGCCGCAAGGGCAAGGTGATCTTGCTGCCGCAACTCTGA